From a region of the Candidatus Eremiobacterota bacterium genome:
- a CDS encoding FKBP-type peptidyl-prolyl cis-trans isomerase, with protein sequence MKTKLAVIIVTILVAASLVALANIEAEGGNKVVKTASGLQYEDVVVGKGASPRTGDLVVVHYTGTLTDGQKFDSSVDRGQPFEFRIGMGNVIKGWDEGVASMKVGGKRKLTIPSSLAYGDKGITSGGKVIIPGKATLLFDVELLNIKK encoded by the coding sequence ATGAAGACAAAACTTGCAGTGATCATCGTCACTATTCTGGTCGCAGCTTCTCTCGTTGCCCTGGCAAACATTGAAGCAGAGGGAGGAAACAAAGTGGTCAAGACAGCATCAGGCCTTCAGTATGAGGACGTTGTCGTGGGGAAGGGAGCTTCTCCCAGGACAGGCGATCTCGTCGTCGTCCATTACACGGGGACTCTCACCGATGGACAGAAATTTGACAGCAGCGTTGACAGGGGACAGCCTTTCGAGTTCAGGATAGGCATGGGCAACGTGATAAAAGGATGGGACGAGGGTGTGGCCTCGATGAAGGTAGGGGGAAAGAGAAAGCTCACCATCCCCAGCAGCCTCGCTTACGGTGACAAGGGAATCACCTCGGGGGGCAAGGTGATCATACCTGGCAAGGCCACACTGCTCTTTGACGTGGAGCTCCTTAACATAAAGAAATAG
- a CDS encoding 4Fe-4S binding protein: MAAIVDKGKCTACGACGEVCPVEAIKINDVAVINEEECLECGACVSECPSEAISLPE; this comes from the coding sequence ATGGCAGCCATAGTTGACAAAGGAAAATGCACCGCATGCGGAGCTTGCGGGGAAGTGTGCCCTGTTGAGGCGATCAAGATCAATGACGTGGCCGTAATCAACGAGGAAGAGTGCCTTGAGTGCGGTGCATGCGTGAGCGAATGCCCGAGTGAGGCCATAAGTCTTCCTGAATAG
- a CDS encoding phosphomannomutase has protein sequence MERISCFKAYDIRGQVPRDLNEDLVYRLGRGFAALFSPGSVALGRDIRLSSPALALALSRGFQDSGVDVCDIGICGTEMVYFAVPHLALGGGIMITASHNPPEYNGIKLVREHSIPVSGDSGLRDLESLVAENAFPPPPERRGSHEQRDITEAFISHLLGFIDVTAIRPLKVVANGGNGCAGPLVERLADRLPVEMVRLHFTPDGSFPHGVPNPLLPENRLDTSRAVLSAGADLGVAWDGDYDRCFFFDEKGEFIEGYYIVGLLAKAMLMAHPGEKIIHDPRLTWNTVSIVKGAGGTPVLSKTGHAFIKERMRKENALYGGEMSAHHYFRDNFFCDSGMIPFLLVLSLLSKEGKPLSSLIHEMKEQYPVSGEINMTVENPGDALRLVESRFIGGIRDYTDGLSIEFDRWRFNVRPSNTEPLLRLNVETRGDRTLLAAKTTELLALLGKEDKTVQ, from the coding sequence ATGGAGCGCATCTCCTGTTTCAAAGCTTATGATATAAGAGGTCAGGTTCCCCGGGATCTCAATGAGGACCTGGTCTACCGTCTGGGCAGGGGATTCGCCGCCCTTTTCAGTCCCGGAAGCGTCGCTCTGGGAAGAGACATAAGGCTTTCAAGCCCTGCGCTTGCCCTCGCTCTCTCAAGGGGCTTTCAGGACTCGGGCGTGGATGTCTGTGACATAGGCATCTGCGGCACCGAGATGGTCTATTTCGCCGTGCCCCACCTTGCCCTGGGCGGAGGGATCATGATAACGGCGAGCCATAACCCTCCTGAATACAACGGCATCAAGCTTGTGAGGGAGCACTCAATCCCTGTGAGCGGTGACAGCGGCCTGCGGGATCTCGAGAGCCTTGTGGCGGAAAATGCCTTCCCTCCCCCGCCGGAGAGAAGGGGCTCCCATGAACAGAGGGATATCACGGAAGCCTTCATTTCGCACCTCCTAGGCTTCATCGACGTGACAGCCATCAGGCCCCTCAAGGTGGTGGCCAACGGGGGCAACGGTTGTGCAGGCCCCCTGGTGGAGCGCCTTGCGGACCGTCTCCCCGTGGAGATGGTAAGGCTTCATTTCACTCCTGACGGGTCCTTCCCCCATGGCGTTCCCAACCCCCTGCTCCCTGAGAACAGGCTTGATACCTCCCGCGCGGTGCTGAGTGCCGGAGCTGACCTGGGAGTGGCCTGGGACGGCGACTATGACCGCTGCTTCTTCTTCGATGAAAAGGGTGAGTTTATCGAGGGGTATTATATCGTGGGCCTCCTGGCGAAAGCAATGCTCATGGCCCACCCCGGCGAGAAGATCATCCATGACCCCAGGCTCACCTGGAATACCGTCAGCATCGTGAAAGGCGCAGGAGGAACTCCCGTGCTCTCCAAGACAGGCCATGCCTTTATCAAAGAGCGGATGCGGAAAGAAAATGCCCTTTATGGCGGGGAGATGTCCGCCCACCATTATTTCCGGGATAATTTTTTCTGTGACAGCGGCATGATCCCCTTCCTGCTGGTCCTCTCGCTTCTCTCAAAAGAGGGGAAGCCCCTCTCATCGCTCATCCACGAGATGAAGGAGCAGTATCCCGTGTCAGGGGAGATTAATATGACAGTGGAAAATCCCGGAGATGCCCTCAGGCTCGTGGAGAGTCGCTTCATAGGGGGCATCCGCGATTACACGGACGGGCTGAGCATAGAATTTGACCGCTGGCGCTTCAATGTGCGCCCCTCAAATACCGAGCCGCTTCTGCGCCTCAACGTGGAGACAAGGGGCGACAGGACACTCCTCGCGGCAAAGACCACGGAGCTTCTGGCCCTTCTGGGAAAGGAAGATAAGACTGTTCAATAA
- a CDS encoding PQQ-binding-like beta-propeller repeat protein → MWNIFKKTDDSDKEEKQSMEILRWYYAHKALPDDVFHDGSLYHDPGGTLLFTAVGDKELFTLAAQNGASLWKHSVKKGLHYAPSAYAYGSNFVTVTKQGNVQALDLENRKVAWEKKVETQIHRAPLGWDDVLLLFGEKDSKTQSAGHITALSCKDGALLWEKPFGVASAPLSHQDRVLIDSLDGFIYFLDLHSGEALWRYKKLEITSSIGASFSNDAVFVIENEHVYALLLKDGTLAWQIRINNEVCRGLAYNDHAIFFLARDGFVYSLNIERGSLIWKYQITAVNPLNPREYRLNPLLADDTLFIFRSDSLYGLGAGNGRLKCNKALNNEKVITIPHPVVLPGYVIFCDGRRNLFLFDEQKMKVLWQTELDKKNIVIVTMQSYEKNLYILSAEGAVFCLNMERIFASLGTEFPTAHHAEKSRTLPGLLKAVHAEPSQKPAHAMTPLQKYHDKHPEDHQQPGPAGPGPDEPQGKVQEPAAAPDLPVVSTPPLEARPDGEMILPAAESSDGIDVDSILYEVEGDIARQLEEISESPVLQEPVPFLEEAEAHKSDEGEPSPAEEQKKEPAGAPSAEEPEEQKKEPAGAPSAEEPVKAAEKGEPAASDSETLKSLKVFMAGKFDILIGRIDKLARMVEKGQPHDEEGSSAEKEAELQKDREKIDLIVSHVSHIFKYLQYLKQEVDAMKAFLAGTSERIDAADGINEEHFELPPDSGDIMKDS, encoded by the coding sequence ATGTGGAACATATTCAAAAAAACCGATGACTCTGACAAGGAAGAGAAACAGTCGATGGAGATCCTCAGATGGTACTATGCCCACAAGGCATTGCCTGATGACGTATTTCATGACGGCAGCCTTTATCACGATCCAGGCGGGACCCTGCTTTTCACCGCCGTTGGCGACAAGGAGCTTTTTACCCTTGCCGCTCAGAATGGAGCCTCCCTCTGGAAGCACAGCGTAAAGAAAGGCCTCCATTATGCACCTTCGGCCTATGCATATGGCAGCAATTTTGTCACGGTAACCAAACAGGGAAATGTGCAGGCCCTTGACCTTGAGAACCGGAAAGTGGCGTGGGAGAAAAAAGTGGAGACCCAGATCCACAGGGCTCCCCTTGGATGGGATGACGTCCTGCTGCTGTTCGGGGAGAAAGATTCAAAGACGCAGTCCGCGGGGCACATAACGGCCCTTTCATGCAAGGATGGCGCACTGCTCTGGGAGAAGCCATTTGGAGTCGCATCCGCGCCGCTCTCCCACCAGGACAGGGTGCTGATAGACTCCCTGGATGGTTTCATCTATTTTCTTGATCTGCACAGCGGTGAAGCGCTCTGGCGCTATAAGAAGCTTGAGATCACAAGCAGCATAGGGGCATCATTTTCCAATGACGCGGTCTTTGTGATAGAAAATGAGCATGTGTACGCACTCCTGCTCAAGGACGGAACCCTTGCCTGGCAGATAAGGATCAACAACGAGGTCTGCCGGGGGCTGGCCTATAACGACCATGCCATATTCTTCCTGGCCCGCGACGGATTCGTGTACTCCCTGAACATCGAGCGGGGAAGCCTTATATGGAAATACCAGATTACTGCCGTGAATCCCCTCAATCCCAGGGAGTATCGTCTGAATCCCCTTCTGGCCGACGACACGCTCTTCATATTCAGAAGCGATTCACTTTACGGGCTCGGTGCGGGGAATGGAAGGCTCAAGTGCAACAAGGCCCTCAATAATGAAAAGGTTATCACCATCCCGCACCCTGTAGTGCTCCCGGGATATGTGATTTTCTGTGACGGCCGCAGGAACCTCTTCCTTTTCGACGAGCAGAAGATGAAAGTGCTCTGGCAGACTGAGCTGGATAAGAAGAATATTGTCATTGTCACCATGCAGTCCTATGAGAAAAACCTCTATATTCTCTCAGCGGAGGGCGCCGTATTCTGCTTGAATATGGAAAGGATATTCGCTTCTCTGGGCACAGAATTTCCCACTGCCCACCATGCGGAAAAATCCAGGACCCTCCCGGGCCTGTTGAAGGCCGTCCATGCCGAGCCCTCTCAAAAGCCGGCACACGCCATGACTCCTCTCCAGAAATATCATGACAAGCACCCTGAAGATCATCAACAGCCCGGGCCTGCCGGTCCCGGGCCTGACGAGCCGCAGGGCAAGGTCCAGGAGCCTGCCGCAGCTCCCGACCTGCCGGTGGTGAGCACGCCTCCCCTGGAAGCAAGACCTGACGGCGAGATGATCCTCCCGGCAGCAGAATCATCAGACGGTATTGACGTTGACAGCATTCTCTATGAAGTGGAAGGGGATATCGCAAGGCAGCTTGAAGAAATCAGTGAGTCTCCGGTATTACAGGAGCCGGTTCCCTTCCTGGAAGAGGCTGAGGCCCATAAAAGTGACGAAGGAGAACCCTCCCCGGCGGAGGAGCAGAAAAAGGAACCGGCAGGCGCCCCCTCGGCGGAGGAGCCGGAGGAGCAGAAAAAGGAACCGGCAGGCGCCCCCTCGGCGGAGGAACCGGTGAAGGCTGCTGAGAAGGGAGAGCCAGCGGCTTCCGACAGCGAGACTTTAAAATCCCTCAAGGTGTTCATGGCAGGGAAATTCGATATTCTCATCGGGCGTATTGACAAGCTTGCCCGCATGGTTGAAAAAGGCCAGCCCCACGATGAAGAGGGCAGTTCCGCAGAAAAGGAGGCCGAGCTCCAGAAGGATAGAGAGAAGATAGATCTTATAGTGTCCCATGTCTCGCATATCTTCAAATACCTGCAGTATCTCAAGCAGGAAGTGGATGCCATGAAGGCATTCCTGGCGGGAACTTCAGAGAGGATTGATGCTGCCGACGGAATCAATGAAGAGCATTTTGAGCTCCCTCCCGACAGCGGGGATATAATGAAGGACTCCTGA
- a CDS encoding FGGY family carbohydrate kinase yields the protein MKKYILSVDIGTGGCKSFLFDEHYKTVASSSVAYPRKTFGACLGEQDPDELLSIFLESIKRCVAQAHLMQGSIVGMGLAASPYAFLGVQRDGTPLTAISWWGDKKVLTRSEARPLLAKLKDTYQESGCPFHPSFPLSRILWLREREARTFTDVYKFVSLKSYLVSLFCNEFIEDISTASGTGLLDIKEKAWSREVLRLLEISEARLPRIVSPYQVIGVFPEEYAKKCGIYSSIPMVIGASDSALASLGTLSMKIQDLCINLGFTGSLQVVSRANPIFDPEQRMWYHLLDADNYVWGGTTSNGSGVVRWFVQQFFPGGLEPAILEKEMAKRFKKPGEIICFPFFWGERTPFWNPHLSGTFTGLNFTHSPFDILYALMEGISFSIYSIFEIMQEIASTRDRIRLTGGGFHWNFFSQHLCDLFERPLEVATMHEGTALGTAAVVKRALGLSLGEEQLLKASGFKTLTPQKALSEVIKEKYCRWKSAVEKTLEFLSQTARKDSDYLDFYRKPSQRMAQSLDEEDKVSLRFQPQQAAWPVIDTLSPMERLPVDLSLAERIKLESLPVYKLPDIAPEKIVAPPPPPPPPPMPPTSTKLSPQGPAPQAPPAGVPPPAGPQAQAQPAGAPPPPPQQTAPPPAAPPPRPGVRPAAAPPPSPAAAPPARPAAPPPPPARPAAPPPPPARPAAPPPPPARPAAPPPPPARPAPPPPPPAKKTLTNPVEPPPFIQSPAFPQAQPYSEAPPPEEESQPAEDYQTPMEQKPPVPRAYTPQKRSGGVPPPRAKGFQPPPPAKPV from the coding sequence ATGAAAAAATATATTCTCTCTGTTGATATAGGGACTGGCGGCTGTAAATCTTTTCTCTTCGATGAGCATTACAAGACGGTGGCTTCCTCCTCCGTGGCATACCCCAGGAAAACCTTCGGTGCATGCCTTGGAGAGCAGGACCCCGATGAGCTCCTGTCAATCTTCCTGGAGAGCATCAAGCGGTGCGTCGCCCAGGCGCACCTGATGCAGGGGTCCATTGTGGGGATGGGCCTTGCGGCATCGCCCTATGCCTTTCTTGGCGTCCAGAGAGACGGTACGCCTCTCACGGCCATCTCCTGGTGGGGCGACAAAAAAGTTCTCACGCGCTCTGAAGCCCGCCCCCTGCTCGCCAAGCTCAAGGACACCTACCAGGAGAGCGGCTGTCCCTTCCATCCCTCCTTTCCCCTGAGCAGGATCCTGTGGCTCCGGGAGCGTGAAGCCCGCACTTTTACCGATGTGTATAAGTTTGTTTCGCTGAAAAGCTACCTGGTCTCACTTTTCTGCAATGAGTTCATTGAGGATATCTCGACAGCATCGGGCACAGGCCTTCTGGATATCAAGGAAAAGGCCTGGAGCAGGGAGGTGCTGCGTCTGCTGGAGATAAGCGAGGCCCGTCTTCCCCGCATTGTATCTCCCTACCAGGTAATTGGTGTGTTCCCCGAGGAATATGCGAAAAAATGCGGTATCTATAGCTCCATCCCGATGGTGATAGGTGCCAGTGATTCGGCACTCGCGAGCCTGGGGACCCTCAGCATGAAGATCCAGGACCTTTGCATCAATCTGGGCTTTACGGGTTCCCTGCAGGTCGTGTCAAGAGCCAATCCCATCTTTGATCCTGAGCAGAGAATGTGGTACCACCTTCTCGATGCTGACAACTATGTATGGGGAGGCACCACAAGCAACGGCAGCGGCGTGGTGCGCTGGTTCGTGCAGCAGTTCTTCCCCGGAGGCCTCGAGCCCGCCATCCTTGAAAAGGAGATGGCAAAACGCTTCAAGAAGCCCGGCGAGATCATATGCTTTCCCTTCTTCTGGGGGGAGAGGACGCCCTTCTGGAACCCCCACCTGTCGGGGACCTTCACAGGCCTCAACTTTACCCACTCACCCTTTGACATCCTCTATGCCCTGATGGAGGGCATCTCCTTTTCCATTTACAGTATTTTCGAGATCATGCAGGAGATTGCGAGCACAAGGGACAGGATACGGCTCACCGGCGGAGGGTTTCACTGGAACTTCTTCTCCCAGCATCTCTGCGATCTCTTCGAGAGGCCCCTGGAAGTTGCCACTATGCATGAGGGAACAGCTCTTGGCACGGCTGCCGTAGTAAAAAGGGCTCTGGGGCTCTCTCTCGGCGAGGAGCAGCTTTTGAAGGCTTCGGGCTTCAAGACCCTCACTCCCCAGAAAGCCCTCTCGGAGGTCATCAAGGAAAAGTATTGCCGTTGGAAGAGTGCTGTGGAAAAAACCCTTGAGTTTCTCAGCCAGACCGCCAGGAAGGATAGCGATTACCTTGATTTTTACAGGAAGCCTTCTCAGAGAATGGCTCAGTCCCTTGATGAAGAGGACAAGGTGAGCCTGCGCTTCCAGCCTCAGCAGGCTGCATGGCCTGTGATAGACACTCTTTCTCCAATGGAGAGGCTGCCTGTCGATTTAAGCCTTGCCGAAAGGATAAAGCTTGAGTCCCTTCCCGTGTACAAACTGCCTGACATCGCCCCGGAAAAGATTGTCGCGCCTCCTCCCCCACCCCCGCCGCCTCCCATGCCACCCACTTCCACGAAGCTCTCTCCCCAGGGGCCAGCTCCCCAGGCTCCGCCAGCAGGAGTTCCGCCGCCTGCAGGGCCTCAGGCTCAGGCTCAGCCGGCAGGGGCTCCTCCACCCCCGCCGCAGCAGACTGCCCCACCGCCCGCCGCCCCGCCGCCCCGGCCGGGAGTGCGCCCTGCTGCAGCTCCTCCTCCCTCGCCCGCTGCTGCTCCTCCTGCGAGACCCGCTGCCCCGCCTCCTCCTCCTGCGAGGCCTGCTGCTCCGCCTCCTCCTCCTGCAAGGCCTGCTGCTCCGCCTCCTCCTCCTGCAAGGCCTGCTGCTCCGCCTCCTCCTCCTGCGAGGCCTGCCCCACCTCCTCCTCCGCCGGCCAAGAAAACGCTTACCAATCCCGTGGAGCCTCCGCCATTCATCCAGTCACCGGCGTTTCCCCAGGCACAACCTTACAGCGAGGCACCTCCGCCGGAAGAGGAGAGCCAGCCTGCCGAAGACTATCAGACGCCCATGGAACAGAAGCCTCCTGTGCCCCGTGCCTATACGCCGCAAAAAAGAAGCGGCGGCGTCCCTCCTCCGCGGGCTAAGGGATTCCAGCCCCCTCCCCCCGCGAAGCCCGTGTAG
- a CDS encoding tetratricopeptide repeat protein, whose translation MEPQGQDAGYYAREGYSLLREQRVDEARELLEKALSLDDTHRGALNSLGFIYYFAGEFEKGVALCQKTVGLYPGDAYAHKGLGLHLAKTGRVAEGVEALKKALILDPGFTDAYHDLAVVYHEQGDFQSARLTLEEGLKKAGTPRQQKQFRRFLEKLGQ comes from the coding sequence ATGGAACCGCAGGGACAGGATGCCGGTTACTACGCCAGGGAGGGATATTCCCTCCTGCGGGAGCAGCGCGTTGACGAGGCCAGGGAATTGCTTGAAAAAGCCCTCTCTCTCGATGACACCCACCGCGGGGCTCTCAACAGCCTTGGGTTCATATACTATTTCGCGGGAGAGTTTGAAAAAGGCGTGGCGCTCTGCCAGAAGACCGTCGGTCTTTACCCCGGCGATGCTTATGCGCATAAGGGCCTTGGGCTCCACCTCGCAAAAACCGGCAGGGTCGCCGAGGGCGTGGAAGCCCTGAAAAAAGCGCTCATTCTGGACCCCGGTTTTACTGACGCATACCACGACCTCGCCGTGGTGTATCATGAGCAGGGCGACTTCCAGTCTGCACGCCTCACCCTGGAAGAGGGACTGAAAAAGGCAGGCACCCCCCGGCAGCAGAAGCAGTTCAGAAGATTCCTGGAAAAACTGGGGCAGTAA
- a CDS encoding methyltransferase domain-containing protein, translated as MKTCSAPVRKTLGPVHNLEEHVNPDWWKRIFNSIYLKTDADVVDDSNITRSEVDLILGILGAGQDSRMLDLCCGQGRHTIELASRGYKNTDGLDRSHYLIQKAKAHCKKENLPVRFREGDARKMPYPHDTFEVVMILGNSYGYFETVEDDIRVLKEVFKVLKPWGKIIIDVTDGEYIRNNFLSRSWEWIDKQHFVCRERTLSHDRQRLISREVVTHISKGVIVDQFYAERLYTRESLSELLKKAGFADVTVHDTILTDSQRNQDLGMMERRIIVTALCRKEWAPDRRKGGTTIKDVAVLLGDPSRPDPLKPLGIFDDDDFYTIDQLKDALRQLKDYRFTYLTHHESLFMDLLKLRSKTSFIFNLCDEGFLNDPTKELHVPALLDMIRIPYTGAGPQCISHCYDKSLVRGIAKEMGIRVPEAFFIKPEDSTFELPFEFPVIVKPNFGDGSFGITQRSVVCTFEALLNAIIEIRERFGYDKPILVEEFLVGKDLTCGIIGNPPGAYTVLPLIEEDYSMLPDDLPKICAYEAKWSPESPYWNLRSIPAVLPEATEKAIIECSLLLFERLECRDYARFDWRLDGEGSHKLLEVNPNPGWCWDGHLVKMGKLTGMSYAETLEAILHATEQRLGISADEKREDAIEKVLLATC; from the coding sequence ATGAAAACATGCTCTGCTCCTGTCAGAAAGACCCTGGGCCCCGTTCATAACCTTGAGGAGCACGTGAATCCCGACTGGTGGAAACGGATCTTCAACTCCATCTACCTCAAGACCGATGCCGACGTTGTTGATGACAGCAATATCACGCGCTCTGAAGTCGATCTCATCCTGGGCATCCTTGGCGCAGGCCAGGATTCAAGGATGCTGGACCTCTGCTGCGGGCAGGGCCGCCACACCATTGAGCTCGCAAGTCGCGGCTACAAGAACACCGACGGGCTTGACCGGTCCCATTACCTCATTCAGAAGGCAAAAGCCCATTGCAAAAAGGAAAACCTCCCGGTGAGATTCAGGGAGGGCGACGCAAGGAAAATGCCCTATCCCCACGATACCTTTGAGGTGGTCATGATTCTGGGAAACAGCTACGGGTATTTCGAGACCGTGGAAGATGACATAAGGGTTCTCAAGGAAGTCTTCAAAGTGCTCAAGCCATGGGGCAAGATCATAATTGACGTCACTGACGGTGAGTACATCAGGAACAATTTTCTGTCCCGGTCATGGGAATGGATAGACAAGCAGCATTTCGTATGCAGGGAGCGCACCCTGTCCCATGACAGGCAGCGCCTCATCTCCCGCGAAGTGGTCACCCATATAAGCAAAGGCGTCATTGTAGACCAGTTTTACGCTGAGAGGCTTTACACAAGGGAGAGCCTGAGCGAGCTCCTGAAAAAGGCGGGCTTTGCCGACGTGACGGTCCATGATACCATCTTGACGGACTCCCAGAGGAATCAGGATCTTGGCATGATGGAGCGGAGAATCATTGTCACGGCCTTATGCCGCAAGGAGTGGGCTCCTGACAGGAGAAAGGGGGGCACCACCATAAAGGATGTCGCGGTGCTCCTCGGCGATCCTTCGCGGCCCGATCCACTCAAGCCTCTTGGAATCTTTGACGATGATGATTTCTACACAATCGATCAGCTCAAGGACGCCCTGAGGCAGCTGAAAGACTACCGCTTCACCTATCTCACCCATCATGAATCGCTTTTCATGGATCTGCTCAAGCTGCGCTCCAAGACGAGCTTTATTTTCAACCTCTGCGACGAGGGATTCCTCAATGATCCCACCAAGGAGCTCCATGTGCCGGCCCTCCTGGACATGATCAGAATCCCTTACACCGGTGCAGGCCCCCAGTGCATCTCCCACTGCTATGACAAGTCCCTCGTGAGAGGAATTGCCAAGGAGATGGGCATACGGGTGCCCGAGGCCTTTTTCATCAAGCCTGAGGACAGCACCTTTGAGCTTCCCTTTGAATTTCCCGTCATCGTCAAGCCCAATTTCGGCGACGGCAGCTTTGGAATCACGCAGCGGTCAGTGGTGTGCACCTTTGAGGCACTCCTCAACGCCATCATAGAGATCAGGGAGCGGTTCGGCTACGACAAGCCCATCCTGGTGGAAGAGTTTCTCGTGGGAAAAGACCTCACATGCGGGATTATCGGAAACCCTCCCGGAGCCTACACGGTCCTGCCCCTCATAGAGGAAGACTACTCGATGCTCCCTGACGATCTCCCCAAGATATGCGCATATGAGGCAAAATGGTCACCGGAATCGCCTTACTGGAACCTCAGGTCCATCCCTGCCGTGCTCCCCGAAGCGACGGAGAAGGCAATCATAGAGTGCTCGCTTCTGCTTTTCGAGCGTCTAGAATGCCGCGACTATGCCCGCTTTGACTGGAGGCTCGATGGTGAAGGCTCCCATAAGCTTCTGGAAGTAAATCCCAATCCGGGATGGTGCTGGGATGGGCACCTCGTCAAGATGGGCAAGTTGACGGGCATGTCTTATGCCGAGACGCTGGAGGCTATCCTCCATGCCACGGAGCAGAGGCTGGGCATCTCGGCCGATGAGAAGCGCGAGGATGCAATAGAGAAAGTCCTCCTCGCCACCTGCTGA
- a CDS encoding DUF1015 family protein, which translates to MAVVKPFRAVRPRKDNVIKVACPPYDVISSEEARAMAEGNDMSLLHVTKPEIDLEPRIDHYDERVYEKGKENLQKFLRENILTQDSNDCFYLYRQIMPLEGREHTQLGLVACASVDEYQSDLIKKHELTRKDKEDDRTKHVYITQANTGPVFLTYKSREALDRLLGELEKGKPEYDFTSDDGIHHIVWVIDREKDINAIIRQFEKIPVMYVADGHHRSASACRVREIMKVENASHTGKEEYNFFLVVIFPHDQMNIMAYNRVVKTLNNHSADDFLKKITELFEVMEMGPDLPSPEKRHQFGMYLNGKGYLLTAGQVDESDPVLSLDVSILQNTVLSPLLGIKEPREDKNIDFIGGIRGTGELKRLVESGKFKVAFSLYPTSIEDLIGVADSGKIMPPKSTWFEPKLKDGIAIHMLKN; encoded by the coding sequence ATGGCGGTAGTCAAACCTTTCCGTGCAGTGCGCCCCAGAAAAGACAATGTGATCAAAGTGGCATGCCCCCCCTATGATGTGATCAGCTCAGAGGAAGCGAGGGCAATGGCAGAAGGGAATGACATGTCGCTCCTTCACGTGACGAAGCCAGAGATAGACCTGGAGCCGAGGATTGATCACTATGATGAGCGCGTCTATGAGAAAGGAAAGGAGAATCTCCAGAAGTTTCTCAGGGAAAATATTCTCACCCAGGATTCCAATGACTGCTTTTATCTTTACCGCCAGATTATGCCTCTCGAAGGGAGAGAGCATACCCAGCTCGGTCTTGTGGCCTGCGCTTCCGTTGATGAATATCAGAGTGATCTTATAAAGAAGCATGAGCTCACGAGAAAAGACAAGGAAGATGACAGGACCAAGCACGTCTATATCACCCAGGCAAACACCGGACCCGTCTTTCTCACCTATAAATCGCGGGAGGCCCTTGACAGGCTCCTGGGTGAGCTGGAAAAAGGAAAACCCGAGTACGACTTTACCAGTGATGATGGTATACACCATATCGTGTGGGTCATTGACAGGGAGAAGGACATCAATGCGATAATCAGGCAATTTGAAAAAATCCCCGTGATGTACGTCGCCGACGGCCATCACAGGAGTGCCTCTGCCTGCAGGGTGAGGGAGATCATGAAGGTGGAGAATGCCTCCCATACAGGCAAGGAGGAATACAACTTCTTTCTCGTGGTCATTTTCCCCCATGATCAGATGAATATCATGGCTTATAACAGGGTGGTGAAAACTCTCAACAATCACAGCGCCGATGATTTTCTGAAGAAAATTACAGAGCTCTTTGAGGTCATGGAGATGGGTCCGGACCTGCCTTCTCCTGAGAAACGCCACCAGTTCGGCATGTACCTCAACGGCAAAGGATACCTCCTTACGGCCGGGCAGGTGGACGAGAGCGATCCCGTGCTGTCACTCGATGTCTCGATCCTGCAGAATACGGTTCTGTCGCCTCTGCTTGGCATCAAGGAGCCCCGGGAGGACAAGAACATTGATTTCATCGGCGGGATAAGGGGCACCGGCGAGCTGAAAAGACTGGTTGAATCAGGGAAATTCAAGGTGGCCTTTTCCCTTTACCCCACCTCCATAGAGGATCTCATAGGCGTCGCTGACTCGGGCAAGATAATGCCGCCGAAATCCACGTGGTTTGAGCCGAAGCTCAAGGACGGCATTGCTATCCATATGCTGAAGAATTGA